The following proteins are co-located in the Hevea brasiliensis isolate MT/VB/25A 57/8 chromosome 11, ASM3005281v1, whole genome shotgun sequence genome:
- the LOC110653017 gene encoding cysteine-rich receptor-like protein kinase 44 isoform X1 codes for MDSSAKLLFSFCFIVLHLAAFTIAQPNFLLRSCSEIGNYTANSTYQINLNSLLSSIASNTVIDYGFYNLSVGQSQNQVNAIALCRGDVVLEDCRSCIRNSTIKILQVCPNQKEAIGFYDFCMLRFSNKSIFGVVERNPTFYMRNSNNVSSSELSQFNQVLQALLTTLRNEAASGNSTRKFATGNGRSGFYTIYALMQCTPDLSQQECDDCLVGATAEIPIYSSGKLGGRVIKPSCNLRFETYRFYDETFGSTPPTSPQQAPPAPVSPPPQAGKKSNKARTVVIIVVPTVSVVIFVICICFFLKLRKPKENVETVDKIESVESLQFDFGTISVATKNFCEENKLGQGGFGAVYKGTLSNGQDIAVKRLSKDSGQGDLEFKNEVLLVAKLQHRNLVRLLGFCLERNERLLIYEFVPNTSLDHFIFDPIKGAHLDWEKRYKIIGGIARGLLYLHEDSRLRIIHRDMKASNILLDVDMNPKISDFGMARLFIMDETQGNTSRIVGTYGYMAPEYAMHGQFSIKSDVFSYGVLLLEIVSGQKNNSFRNGENVEDLLSYAWKNWREGTCMNIINPALRAAGSTSEMIRCIHIGLLCVQENVGDRPTMASVVLMLNSYSLTLPIPSHPAFFMHTTELDISSSLGYNSELSRSRIEALPLSVNEASITELYPR; via the exons ATGGATTCTTCAGCAAAACTTCTGTTTTCCTTCTGTTTCATAGTTCTGCACCTTGCAGCTTTTACAATTGCTCAGCCAAACTTCCTTCTCCGGTCCTGCTCTGAAATAGGAAACTACACAGCAAACAGTACCTACCAGATAAACCTCAACAGCCTCCTATCCTCCATTGCCTCCAACACCGTAATTGACTATGGATTTTACAATCTCTCTGTTGGTCAATCACAAAACCAAGTAAATGCAATTGCGCTTTGTAGAGGAGATGTTGTGTTAGAGGACTGTCGAAGTTGTATCAGGAACTCTACTATTAAGATCTTGCAGGTTTGTCCCAATCAGAAGGAAGCGATTGGATTTTACGATTTCTGCATGCTTCGATTCTCTAACAAATCCATATTCGGTGTAGTTGAACGAAATCCTACTTTCTATATGAGGAATTCAAACAACGTATCGAGCTCAGAATTGAGTCAGTTCAATCAGGTACTACAAGCGTTATTGACCACACTTAGAAACGAAGCTGCATCTGGGAATTCGACTCGGAAATTTGCAACAGGAAATGGAAGATCAGGATTTTATACGATTTATGCACTTATGCAGTGCACTCCTGATTTATCTCAACAGGAGTGCGATGATTGCCTTGTTGGAGCTACTGCGGAGATTCCAATATATAGCAGTGGCAAGCTAGGAGGGAGGGTAATAAAACCCAGCTGCAACCTTAGGTTTGAGACTTATCGTTTTTACGATGAAACTTTTGGCTCAACTCCTCCGACATCACCACAACAAGCACCACCCGCTCCGGTATCTCCTCCACCGCAAGCAG GGAAAAAGAGCAACAAAGCTAGGACTGTCGTTATTATCGTTGTTCCAACCGTTAGCGTTGTGATATTTGTCATCTGCATCTGCTTCTTTTTAAAGCTTCGGAAGCCAAAGGAAAATGTTGAAA CTGTGGATAAAATAGAAAGCGTGGAGTCACTGCAATTCGATTTTGGGACTATTAGCGTTGCAACAAAGAACTTCTGTGAGGAAAATAAGCTTGGGCAGGGTGGATTTGGTGCTGTTTACAAG GGTACACTTTCAAATGGACAAGACATAGCAGTCAAAAGACTTTCTAAAGATTCAGGACAAGGAGATCTGGAATTTAAAAACGAAGTCCTATTGGTAGCCAAGCTCCAGCACAGGAATTTAGTTAGGCTTTTGGGTTTTTGCTTGGAAAGAAATGAGAGGCTCCTTATCTATGAGTTTGTGCCTAACACTAGCCTTGATCATTTCATATTTG ATCCAATCAAGGGGGCACATCTGGATTGGGAGAAGCGTTACAAGATTATTGGAGGTATTGCCAGAGGACTTCTTTACCTTCACGAGGATTCTCGACTTCGAATAATTCATCGTGATATGAAAGCAAGCAATATTTTGCTAGATGTCGATATGAAtcctaaaatttcagattttggcaTGGCAAGATTATTTATAATGGATGAAACTCAAGGCAATACAAGTAGAATTGTGGGAACTTA TGGCTATATGGCTCCAGAGTATGCAATGCATGGTCAATTTTCGATTAAATCAGACGTATTTAGTTATGGTGTGTTGTTACTAGAGATTGTAAGTGGGCAAAAGAATAATTCTTTCCGCAATGGAGAGAATGTCGAGGATCTTTTGAGCTAT GCATGGAAAAATTGGAGAGAAGGGACATGTATGAATATTATAAATCCAGCTTTGAGAGCAGCAGGTTCAACAAGTGAAATGATTAGGTGCATACACATTGGGCTGCTATGCGTTCAAGAAAATGTGGGTGATAGGCCAACAATGGCTTCAGTAGTTCTCATGCTAAACAGCTATTCCCTCACTCTACCAATACCCTCACATCCAGCATTTTTTATGCACACTACTGAATTAGATATCTCGTCTTCATTGGGGTATAATTCAGAGTTGTCAAGATCCAGGATTGAAGCTCTCCCCTTGTCAGTCAATGAGGCCTCAATTACCGAATTATATCCTCGATAA
- the LOC110653017 gene encoding cysteine-rich receptor-like protein kinase 44 isoform X2 — MRNSNNVSSSELSQFNQVLQALLTTLRNEAASGNSTRKFATGNGRSGFYTIYALMQCTPDLSQQECDDCLVGATAEIPIYSSGKLGGRVIKPSCNLRFETYRFYDETFGSTPPTSPQQAPPAPVSPPPQAGKKSNKARTVVIIVVPTVSVVIFVICICFFLKLRKPKENVETVDKIESVESLQFDFGTISVATKNFCEENKLGQGGFGAVYKGTLSNGQDIAVKRLSKDSGQGDLEFKNEVLLVAKLQHRNLVRLLGFCLERNERLLIYEFVPNTSLDHFIFDPIKGAHLDWEKRYKIIGGIARGLLYLHEDSRLRIIHRDMKASNILLDVDMNPKISDFGMARLFIMDETQGNTSRIVGTYGYMAPEYAMHGQFSIKSDVFSYGVLLLEIVSGQKNNSFRNGENVEDLLSYAWKNWREGTCMNIINPALRAAGSTSEMIRCIHIGLLCVQENVGDRPTMASVVLMLNSYSLTLPIPSHPAFFMHTTELDISSSLGYNSELSRSRIEALPLSVNEASITELYPR; from the exons ATGAGGAATTCAAACAACGTATCGAGCTCAGAATTGAGTCAGTTCAATCAGGTACTACAAGCGTTATTGACCACACTTAGAAACGAAGCTGCATCTGGGAATTCGACTCGGAAATTTGCAACAGGAAATGGAAGATCAGGATTTTATACGATTTATGCACTTATGCAGTGCACTCCTGATTTATCTCAACAGGAGTGCGATGATTGCCTTGTTGGAGCTACTGCGGAGATTCCAATATATAGCAGTGGCAAGCTAGGAGGGAGGGTAATAAAACCCAGCTGCAACCTTAGGTTTGAGACTTATCGTTTTTACGATGAAACTTTTGGCTCAACTCCTCCGACATCACCACAACAAGCACCACCCGCTCCGGTATCTCCTCCACCGCAAGCAG GGAAAAAGAGCAACAAAGCTAGGACTGTCGTTATTATCGTTGTTCCAACCGTTAGCGTTGTGATATTTGTCATCTGCATCTGCTTCTTTTTAAAGCTTCGGAAGCCAAAGGAAAATGTTGAAA CTGTGGATAAAATAGAAAGCGTGGAGTCACTGCAATTCGATTTTGGGACTATTAGCGTTGCAACAAAGAACTTCTGTGAGGAAAATAAGCTTGGGCAGGGTGGATTTGGTGCTGTTTACAAG GGTACACTTTCAAATGGACAAGACATAGCAGTCAAAAGACTTTCTAAAGATTCAGGACAAGGAGATCTGGAATTTAAAAACGAAGTCCTATTGGTAGCCAAGCTCCAGCACAGGAATTTAGTTAGGCTTTTGGGTTTTTGCTTGGAAAGAAATGAGAGGCTCCTTATCTATGAGTTTGTGCCTAACACTAGCCTTGATCATTTCATATTTG ATCCAATCAAGGGGGCACATCTGGATTGGGAGAAGCGTTACAAGATTATTGGAGGTATTGCCAGAGGACTTCTTTACCTTCACGAGGATTCTCGACTTCGAATAATTCATCGTGATATGAAAGCAAGCAATATTTTGCTAGATGTCGATATGAAtcctaaaatttcagattttggcaTGGCAAGATTATTTATAATGGATGAAACTCAAGGCAATACAAGTAGAATTGTGGGAACTTA TGGCTATATGGCTCCAGAGTATGCAATGCATGGTCAATTTTCGATTAAATCAGACGTATTTAGTTATGGTGTGTTGTTACTAGAGATTGTAAGTGGGCAAAAGAATAATTCTTTCCGCAATGGAGAGAATGTCGAGGATCTTTTGAGCTAT GCATGGAAAAATTGGAGAGAAGGGACATGTATGAATATTATAAATCCAGCTTTGAGAGCAGCAGGTTCAACAAGTGAAATGATTAGGTGCATACACATTGGGCTGCTATGCGTTCAAGAAAATGTGGGTGATAGGCCAACAATGGCTTCAGTAGTTCTCATGCTAAACAGCTATTCCCTCACTCTACCAATACCCTCACATCCAGCATTTTTTATGCACACTACTGAATTAGATATCTCGTCTTCATTGGGGTATAATTCAGAGTTGTCAAGATCCAGGATTGAAGCTCTCCCCTTGTCAGTCAATGAGGCCTCAATTACCGAATTATATCCTCGATAA